A single genomic interval of Helianthus annuus cultivar XRQ/B chromosome 13, HanXRQr2.0-SUNRISE, whole genome shotgun sequence harbors:
- the LOC110900509 gene encoding uncharacterized protein LOC110900509: MVWYGQCIPRHSFHLWLVLKNKLKTQDRLAVWEAGSETNLRLMCCPLCNYGRDSRDHLFFQCTYAAKIWSIVKRKVDMVDVNDSWSSIMVWIELNANSKKLEHIVCKLLVAASTYFIWKERNNRLFSNIYRKEEMVAQIILDMVRLHIMGFKVGRDVKYRKLLETWGVKEDEPG; this comes from the coding sequence ATGGTGTGGTATGGCCAATGCATTCCAAGACACTCTTTTCATCTTTGGTTAGTTCTCAAGAATAAGCTGAAGACTCAAGACAGATTAGCAGTATGGGAAGCGGGGAGTGAAACGAATTTACGTCTTATGTGCTGTCCACTTTGCAACTATGGGCGAGACTCAAGAgaccatcttttctttcaatgCACTTATGCGGCCAAGATTTGGAGCATTGTTAAACGAAAGGTTGATATGGTAGATGTAAACGATTCATGGAGCTCAATAATGGTGTGGATAGAGCTGAACGCGAATTCAAAGAAACTGGAACACATTGTTTGCAAGCTTTTGGTAGCGGCGTCGACTTATTTTATATGGAAAGAACGGAATAATCGGCTGTTCTCCAACATCTACAGGAAGGAAGAGATGGTGGCTCAGATTATCTTGGACATGGTTCGACTTCATATTATGGGGTTCAAGGTCGGAAGAGATGTGAAGTATAGGAAGCTGTTGGAAACATGGGGAGTAAAAGAAGATGAACCGGGCTAA